A genomic segment from Mobula birostris isolate sMobBir1 chromosome 31, sMobBir1.hap1, whole genome shotgun sequence encodes:
- the tmem120b gene encoding transmembrane protein 120B isoform X1 → MSLQRFHAEWQDLDKEFKQLQETHKVYRHKLDELTNLQTVCSNSISKQKRRLKDLACGLRRCKLSATAEEVEVIQRINNDIKERRNVFFDMEAFLPKKNGLYLNLVLGNVNVTLFSKQAKFAYKDEYEKFKLYLTIILLLGAISCMFLLNRVIDEIFNFLLVWYYCTLTIRESVLISNGSRIKGWWVSHHYVSTFLSGVMLTWPNGLMYQMFRSQFLAFSIYQSCVQFLQYYYQSGCLYRLRALGERDHMDLTVEGFQSWMWRGLTFLLPFLFFGHFWQLYNSLTLFGLSQHERCNEWQVFVLALTFLVLFLGNFLTTLKVVHQKFQKNKDKLKKL, encoded by the exons GAAACTCACAAAGTGTATCGACACAAACTTGATGAACTTACTAACCTTCAGACTGTTTGTAGCAACTCTATAAGTAAACAAAAACGAAGATTAAAAGACCTTGCCTGCGGTCTCCGAAG ATGTAAACTTTCAGCCACTGCAGAAGAAGTTGAAGTCATTCAAAGAATTAATAATGACATCAAAGAGCGGCGCAATGTTTTCTTTGATATGGAAGCATTTTTACCTAAGAAAAATGG GCTGTACTTAAACCTGGTGCTTGGAAATGTGAATGTAACTCTTTTCAGCAAGCAGGCTAA ATTTGCTTACAAAGATGAATATGAAAAATTCAAACTATATCTGACGATCATCTTATTGCTTGGCGCAATATCTTGCATGTTTCTGTTGAATAG GGTAATTGATGAAATATTTAACTTCCTGTTAGTCTGGTATTACTGCACCTTAACAATAAGGGAGAGTGTTCTTATCAGCAATGGATCAAG AATCAAGGGCTGGTGGGTATCTCATCACTATGTGTCTACATTTCTTTCTGGCGTGATGCTAACGTG gcCTAATGGATTAATGTATCAAATGTTTCGGAGtcaatttctagcattttctatttATCAGA GCTGTGTGCAGTTCTTACAGTATTATTATCAAAGTGGCTGCCTTTATAGATTGCgggcattgggagaaagggatcaCATGGATCTCACAGTAG AAGGATTTCAgtcatggatgtggagaggattaaCTTTTCTCCTTCCATTTCTTTTCTTTGGCCAT TTTTGGCAGTTGTACAATTCGCTCACACTTTTTGGCCTTTCACAACATGAGCGATGCAACGAATGGCAA GTTTTTGTCTTGGCTCTCACATTCCTGGTGCTATTTCTTGGGAACTTCCTTACCACTCTTAAAGTTGTTCATCAAAAGTTTCAGAAGAACAAAGATAAATTGAAAAAGCTGTGA
- the tmem120b gene encoding transmembrane protein 120B isoform X3, producing MEAFLPKKNGLYLNLVLGNVNVTLFSKQAKFAYKDEYEKFKLYLTIILLLGAISCMFLLNRVIDEIFNFLLVWYYCTLTIRESVLISNGSRIKGWWVSHHYVSTFLSGVMLTWPNGLMYQMFRSQFLAFSIYQSCVQFLQYYYQSGCLYRLRALGERDHMDLTVEGFQSWMWRGLTFLLPFLFFGHFWQLYNSLTLFGLSQHERCNEWQVFVLALTFLVLFLGNFLTTLKVVHQKFQKNKDKLKKL from the exons ATGGAAGCATTTTTACCTAAGAAAAATGG GCTGTACTTAAACCTGGTGCTTGGAAATGTGAATGTAACTCTTTTCAGCAAGCAGGCTAA ATTTGCTTACAAAGATGAATATGAAAAATTCAAACTATATCTGACGATCATCTTATTGCTTGGCGCAATATCTTGCATGTTTCTGTTGAATAG GGTAATTGATGAAATATTTAACTTCCTGTTAGTCTGGTATTACTGCACCTTAACAATAAGGGAGAGTGTTCTTATCAGCAATGGATCAAG AATCAAGGGCTGGTGGGTATCTCATCACTATGTGTCTACATTTCTTTCTGGCGTGATGCTAACGTG gcCTAATGGATTAATGTATCAAATGTTTCGGAGtcaatttctagcattttctatttATCAGA GCTGTGTGCAGTTCTTACAGTATTATTATCAAAGTGGCTGCCTTTATAGATTGCgggcattgggagaaagggatcaCATGGATCTCACAGTAG AAGGATTTCAgtcatggatgtggagaggattaaCTTTTCTCCTTCCATTTCTTTTCTTTGGCCAT TTTTGGCAGTTGTACAATTCGCTCACACTTTTTGGCCTTTCACAACATGAGCGATGCAACGAATGGCAA GTTTTTGTCTTGGCTCTCACATTCCTGGTGCTATTTCTTGGGAACTTCCTTACCACTCTTAAAGTTGTTCATCAAAAGTTTCAGAAGAACAAAGATAAATTGAAAAAGCTGTGA
- the tmem120b gene encoding transmembrane protein 120B isoform X2, with product MALKETHKVYRHKLDELTNLQTVCSNSISKQKRRLKDLACGLRRCKLSATAEEVEVIQRINNDIKERRNVFFDMEAFLPKKNGLYLNLVLGNVNVTLFSKQAKFAYKDEYEKFKLYLTIILLLGAISCMFLLNRVIDEIFNFLLVWYYCTLTIRESVLISNGSRIKGWWVSHHYVSTFLSGVMLTWPNGLMYQMFRSQFLAFSIYQSCVQFLQYYYQSGCLYRLRALGERDHMDLTVEGFQSWMWRGLTFLLPFLFFGHFWQLYNSLTLFGLSQHERCNEWQVFVLALTFLVLFLGNFLTTLKVVHQKFQKNKDKLKKL from the exons GAAACTCACAAAGTGTATCGACACAAACTTGATGAACTTACTAACCTTCAGACTGTTTGTAGCAACTCTATAAGTAAACAAAAACGAAGATTAAAAGACCTTGCCTGCGGTCTCCGAAG ATGTAAACTTTCAGCCACTGCAGAAGAAGTTGAAGTCATTCAAAGAATTAATAATGACATCAAAGAGCGGCGCAATGTTTTCTTTGATATGGAAGCATTTTTACCTAAGAAAAATGG GCTGTACTTAAACCTGGTGCTTGGAAATGTGAATGTAACTCTTTTCAGCAAGCAGGCTAA ATTTGCTTACAAAGATGAATATGAAAAATTCAAACTATATCTGACGATCATCTTATTGCTTGGCGCAATATCTTGCATGTTTCTGTTGAATAG GGTAATTGATGAAATATTTAACTTCCTGTTAGTCTGGTATTACTGCACCTTAACAATAAGGGAGAGTGTTCTTATCAGCAATGGATCAAG AATCAAGGGCTGGTGGGTATCTCATCACTATGTGTCTACATTTCTTTCTGGCGTGATGCTAACGTG gcCTAATGGATTAATGTATCAAATGTTTCGGAGtcaatttctagcattttctatttATCAGA GCTGTGTGCAGTTCTTACAGTATTATTATCAAAGTGGCTGCCTTTATAGATTGCgggcattgggagaaagggatcaCATGGATCTCACAGTAG AAGGATTTCAgtcatggatgtggagaggattaaCTTTTCTCCTTCCATTTCTTTTCTTTGGCCAT TTTTGGCAGTTGTACAATTCGCTCACACTTTTTGGCCTTTCACAACATGAGCGATGCAACGAATGGCAA GTTTTTGTCTTGGCTCTCACATTCCTGGTGCTATTTCTTGGGAACTTCCTTACCACTCTTAAAGTTGTTCATCAAAAGTTTCAGAAGAACAAAGATAAATTGAAAAAGCTGTGA